Genomic window (Ananas comosus cultivar F153 linkage group 1, ASM154086v1, whole genome shotgun sequence):
CACTAGTCTTTTCAATTTGGGGGTGTGGGCCCCACTGAGAAGGTGAACCATCATCTTCTTAGTTTGGGAATGTGGGCCCcaccaattttttaattatttttttcaaattgtttgggtgttttttctttttttttttttctttatttactttttcttttctttttctgttccaTTTCTATCCAATAATACAGATCAAGTGTGCATAGTGAGTCTAtttcgttttttatttttctttatttactttttcttttctttttctgttccaTTTCTATCCAATAATACAGATCAAGTGTGCATAGTGAGTCTAtttcgttttttatttttctttatttacttttttttttttcttattgacTGAAGATGGACTGTCATCGccatgaaataaaaatttcatctctctccatttttttactatatctttctctctattcctttcttcttctctctcctctaatTCCTTCAGCTTTCTTTCTCTCCGCTTTCTTTCTTCCTCCCATCTCTTTAACTTCCCTCTATCTCCCAAATAGACAACAggcatctctccctctcccctcatCTCACCTATGCCCGCAGCAATTTTGGTGAAGAAGCGGAGATTTTCCCACGAGAGCGCTTGCTGATCAAATTCCTCCACAAAGATATCTTCGTTTTTTTGGCTCTAATCTCCTCTTTTATTTCGATTGATTGATCCATCTATATCTCctatttttgtttcttctttaacTCGAATTGATTTGGGGTGATCGATCTGTCAATGATGCAATGTATAGCGAGATACTGAAGTtggcggagggggaggagccAAAGCCGTTGCCGCAGGATGAGGACCTTCCAGGGATGGGGCAGTTCAATTGCGTCCATTGCGAGTAAGATTTGAAATTGAGGTGATTTGATTCGAaaagttttaaagttttatgGTGTTTGGAAATCGGGATGATTCAATTTGATGATTTGATTcagaaagttttgattttgatgGGTTTCTTTTGGTGTATCAGCCGATATTTTGCGAAGGTCAATGTTAGGGAGGAGCACTTCCGGTTGAAGCGCCACAACAAATGGtgagctctcttttttttggcgCAGTTGGATCATTACTATCAAGTCTTGATCTCTTCGTACCAACAACGCTTGTCATCCTCTACCCATCTGCacataattatattttttctctctttatttaattgttttaaaaattataaaatatgttattatagtggtttgagttttttttttatgaaaagagtaaaaaagaaatggttTGAGAAATTCATTATAGTAGCttgagtttttagaaaaaaccaAAATACTTTGAAAACTTTTATATTGATCATAATATGTAATTTACTTTATTCATAATAGACAAGGTATATCATTTCATCAACGacatatgaaaataatattccttgccgatttttttttattattttttttttgttggatttttttttttctctatattctTTCCTGTTGACTGAAGATGGACCATCATCGCCATGAATGTTGCCCGATGTATTATCATTTCCGCCATTTCTTCCATGAATGTTTGCTATTGCCCGATGCATTGTTGTTTTTGCCGTTTCTTCCACCCTTCCTTCCTTCTTTGTAATTTAATATTGTAAATTTCCAAACGGTAGAGATCAGAATATTGACCGAATTTATGCATCAAgtaagaatattattttttttattttattttctatttgctTAGTAGATGACTTATCTTTAGTTTTACAATAACATCTACTCACTATAAAATTTGTGTCACTACACTATATcaactaaataaatttgaagagGATATGTCTCGGATCCCTTCTCTTTTTTATAGTATTGTAGTATATTATGTCGAATTCTCACTTTATAAATATCTATTCGCTTAACGTGCGGGCTACTATAGTAGTTTATTATGAATGCTACAATCCAAGTTAAAATAGAGTTAAACAGTAGTTAATTGAAATAACAGTTATTTTCAACTAATATTCGtaggataaaataataatacatgttgttttctattttttatttaagatatatatatatatatatatatatatatatatatataattaggctggaatactattaatagtaaacgtTCGTTTTGCTATCACAATTTTTAAATACCTTGCAgatgaaaattgtagggtcaggatgatattatcGCTTAGAGTGAGTGGATCCCCCATAGGTGTGATTGGTCCCCACCTGGtgtatagtatttaatccaatggtaaTTAAAATAATCGAAAAATAGTCGTATCCAAAAGCCTAAAAAAACTTGTAgccaacaatgagattttggcTACTATAGTAGCCGATCCAagctctatataatatatatattattataatatattatatatatagagttgtaattttaatggtcgatatgataCGTTTTCCCATTTAACagcataaagatatccaaatcaattgattttttgttagaaaattctttaaactatttaaaacaagatctatactcttgatcttgattacaagactcctatcatcagtttttaaggaatatttttttcaaccgttcatttttgtgtccactcgatggataagagaacaatatcgaaaatgtatgaaatttgatttctaaacacttcaagtagtatagatcatgttcaacggtgtcgatcgtcgatttggatgctctatcatcaaaaacaaatggatggcaatggagctcgtttgctatcgatagaattctagctcaactctctctctctctctctctctctctctctctctatatatatatatatatatagattatagtatgatttttaatttattattaagtaGGAGATTTATCACTTTTGTTTGTTAAGTCTATGTTACTTTTCAGATGACAAGTTTAATAATGTTTTAGCTTATTAGTGGGTAAAACAGAATTTTATGAATAATCTATTCAATTTACGTTAATTTCGACTAATAAAGGGTTTCTGAGGGAATTGCTGATGTTAACGAGGATATtggtgattttttaaaaaaatttgaagagaCATAAATGAAATTGCAATCCAATAGAAGGACATTCAGCACACtattctttcattttttaatGCTAAAATCTCAAAAGGAGCTGTTTAAACTTTGGGATGGAGGATTCTAATTAGATCTACGTAGGTGGATCATTAGATGCTCCGATTTCATGAATGAATTCAATACATAACTGTAGTCATCTCTTGATTGATTTTATCAGacatttctttaatttctaCAGAgacatcttcctcttcctttaaGCCCTTAGTATGAGCAGATGGATTGATAGGCATGCAAGATTTGTTTAGAGAATCGCAGACCTctcctaataaatttataagggAATGCGCAATCTTTTGTCaaatcaagcctatcacgaagatggcaatTTGATTTAACTGTACTGGATCAATCCTATCACGAACACGAAGACGACGATTCGATGAAAGCAAACCCAAATCTACCTTATTACAAGTATGACGATTTGGTTTAACCAAACCCAAATTGAGTCTATCACGAAAACAGCAATTTGATTTAAGTCGGATCAAACCTATTATAAAATCGGCGATTCGGTGAAAGCAAATCCAAATCAAGCATATCAAGAAGACGACAATTTGAGTTAAGTTGAATCAGATCAAACCTATTATTattccattttgatataattctGACAGTCCTAAATTTCacacagaaaaaaaagataactttATTGAAAGAGGCAATTCTGGTAACAACCAAAAAATTGCACTTTATGAATACACGTCCAAATGTAGTTATCATAACACACTaatgctattttatttttgtaacttAAACATAGGTAATGATTTCCTATGTGTAGTCCACACTCGTACTATATATTATGCACTCTAATAATCCCACACTCAGCACTTGTTTGCTGCAAGCCCCTCCTTCAACTTCTGAATTGTACCAACATCCGTTTTGAAGGACTTGGCAAGGATTCCATCATCAATATTACTCGTAAAAACACTTCCAGGGACAGAAACAAGCCCCGCGCTCGCACTTCCGAAAGCAGAAAATGCGACAGCGGGCTTCGGCCCGGTGCAGTACTGAAAGTGAACAAGCCCTTTCGGGAACACAAACATATCACCCGGTTGCATTTTCTGAGTGTACAGCTTATTTGTAGTATCAACGAATCCGACTTCGAGATAACCCTCAACAAGGAATAAGAGCTCCGCAGACCGAGGGTGAGTGTGCGGTGGGTTCACGCTGCCAGGCGGGTACATTAAGACGGCAAAAGAGACACTCTGGCCATTTAGGGCGGGGAATTCTGCCATTGTCACCTTGGAGACGGTGAAGTTTGTTGGTGGGGGCAACGTGAGTAAGGGACGAAGTCCAGTGAAGGTGAAGAAGGTGCCGTCCACGAGCGAGTTGTTCAAGTTTGGTGGGATAATGAAGTCTGAGATGATGTCGGGATCCCCCGCTAGGACAAGAACATGAGAGGCTGACAGTGAGAGAAGTATAACGAGCAaggcatgagagaaaatgttaAATCCCATCTTTTATCACTAGAAAGTGTTTCTACAACGATTAGGTTGTTGTAAGCATCGCAGTAATCTTGTGTATTTATAGGTAAATTTTATGGGCAGCAATCCGGCCTGTTTGTTGTCTGGCTATGTTATTGCTATGGCTGTCAGACGGGAGGAAAAAACAACAGCAGTCTGGAGATTAATGTGGAATGATAACTAATGACCCAAAATTGCAACAAACTAGGGAGTCttggaaaacaagaaaaagagaatCAGGTACTTTGGCACCTTTGGAATTTCCAAAAGCCAAATATTTTGGTCTTAGGTCTTAACTATGACAAGCGAAGCAACGACAGATAGATGTAGTCTGAACTTAAGCAAAGTCAGAAGTTAGCAAGAGACAATCTCAAGGAATTAAGGACCCACATGATGGgaacagaaaaagaaatatcCACATCATTCGGTCATAGCCACATACGTAAAAGTAAGAAGCAATGGTAAGTAGTAAATTCACACcccatttggttcggggataaagggtggaataaccccttatcccctttatacccaaacgcacCACATCATTCGGTCATAGTCTATTATAGTAGTTTTCGAATATTTGGAATATATTGATATAACTTGGTATAAACCTAGAATTACTATTCCACCCTTATTTCTGGAACatgtaaaaacaaaattaattaaaatctaattaatcattttaaattattaattaatttaattaatatatttaaattattaattaatctatttccaccccttttttatttttaaaatttaaaatgtaaaaattaaatataaaaatttaaaatttaaaatatcaaaattgaaaactgttaaatgttaaatatttaaaatgtaaattttaaattgaaatttaaattcaaatatttaatttaaaaatttaaaatttaaaatttaaaactttaaattttaaaatttaacaatttaaatttaattaaattaaattttaaatttaaaatttaaatttaaatttaaattttaaaatttaaaaatttaaaaattaaattcaaaattttaaatttttaaatttttaaatttaaaaattaaaaattaaattcaaaattttaaatttttaaattttaaaatacaaaaattaaatttcaaaatttataattttaaaagtaaattttaaattttaaattttaaaaatttgaaacttaaaattaaattaaaaattaacaattttattttttatattttttaatctcaaaattaaagtttataattttaaattctaaattttaaattttaaaatttgagattgtcacgcctcggattaTCACGTTTTCCCAGGCACgttaacagacccgccgtatacaaaaaaatttcttctgtatacgaagtgatagctgtatctgtaaacAAACCAAGCTACAACCACAGGTAAAGAGCTGCAAAACACAACAGAATATATAGATAAAACATCAGGTttaatgacactaggttcaatggcATTTTCCACCTAGGTTCACTCGACTTTAGGTTTAATGACATTCCAATCATGTTCTTTCTTTATCCTaattgtccacacctaggattcaTAACTTCATGACATCTAGTCCTTGATTTCACACTTGTCAAGTTCTTTAATTGTTTCTAGAGTTCATCAACCTTTGTTCATTATCCacatctaggcatacatatatGTTTTCACATGCCTATTGTTCTTGTCCAATAGTAGGTAATTCTATCTAGTAACACATGGTTCATACATTCATATTTATTACACACAACCTACCATTgcatacatgcatcaacaataataccatctaatcacttcggtgaagtaCAACCCACCTTGTAGTGCCCTCAActtgcttgtagacacttgcaattaggccaaTCCCTTggatctccaagcttgctcccaAGCTTTCCTTATTCTCTACAAGAGATCCATTCGTTACCATTTTCGAACACCAAAATGGTTTTTTCTCTTGAAATCAAGTTGCCTCACTTGATTTTCTAACCCTCAATTAGGGttttaaagggttaaaatatttttaaaaccctCACAAGAGAATTCCTCTTTCAacctagggttttctaaaaataatGGCAAAATCCAAAATCTTAAGATAAATCCCACAATTTGTGGTCTAGATTTACCTAGGATTTGCTAAAATTCTAAAAGTAAGGATTAAATACAAAACCCTAACTTCAAATCCTaaaactcacctttgcccaaagcttttccatttctttttcCTCAAGAAGATGATCCTCTAGCTCCAAATCTTCCCTCCAAGCTTGATCCTTAAAGCTTCATggattggagaagaagaagatgaagaagaagtgAGAAAggagcttctctctcttcctttctttctctctgcGTGTGTGTGTTCACTGAGAAAAGATGAGAGGGCCCTTTTTTAAACAGGCCCCCATATGAAATTACCTATTTACTCCTCAAAAATCGCATTCTATAACACTGTGTACTGGTACTCGGGTTGgcataccggtactcgggcatcCAGTTCCGGTACCCAATTTTCAATACCTCAAAACCCGAACGTTAGATTCTAAGCTTTTGTATTGCGTACGAGTACCCAGATtccagtactggtactcagtACAAATTTAGTATCGATACCCAATTTTGGTTCCTCAAAACCTAAGAGCTCATTTCTCTAATTTTGTATTGTGTACCAGTATCCAAtttccagtaccggtacttaaTACAAATTCTGCCACTTTGACAAATTTTTCATTATGGAGTCCGTTTTCGCACCCAGTTTGCAccgaaaacactcgaatgctCTTCAAACTTCGCTGAAActattttaatagatttttaagCAAGTTTCCAGCAAAACTTCATAATTGTAGAAGTTCGATATATTACAATTTTCCTGTAGTATAGAAGTCAAAGATCACTCATGGATTGCCCCCTAACCTCATCTTGTCCTGAATTTCCTTATGGAGCAAGGAGTTTGGCAACATTAAAGTGCAGTTCACTAGTAGCTACAATAGTGGCCCCTAACCTTATCTCATCCTAGTTTACGATAGTTTGTAATATTTATTCGTATTTTCTGTTTggtttttttcctctcttttctggTTATATAAACTTTTGCTGAGAAGACAGATTTATTGTAAAAACATGATTCGACGCTTTTGTTGCAGAATCCCAACAACCGGTACCAGATTAACAACAGTCGGTATTAGAGCAGGTTGcgaattctcaaaatctgaTACTAGGGCGAGTACCAAattcccaacaattggtacCGGTGCTTAAAGAAATCAagaagttcgacggcaagaacaatttAAGCTTGTAGCGAATTAAAGTACAAGCAATTCTTGTACAATAAGAGTTGATGAGATGTTGAACGAAAAAAAGACGAAGCTGGTAGAAGTCACAGATGCGGCATAGGGGAAGATAGAGCGGAAGGCATTGAGCACGCTTCATCTATCGTTAGTAGATGCTGTTCTTTACAACATAGCCAGCGAGTCGACGCCGGTGAAGTTGTGGAAGAAGTTAGAAGATATATACATGACCAAGTCTCTGACAAATAGGTTGTATTTGAAGCAACGACTATTCACGCTGCAGACGCAGGAAACAACTAGCCTACATGAGTATCTAAACaagttcaacaaggtggtggcccagttgtcacgcccgggtaccagcggaagcatatccggcacgtgcacagacccgccatacacctgcagtatataaggcgtctacgagaagcaagtcgataggaagtaaaacaagagagtcctatcctgatatcagagcaaagtacaagtcgatatacaacgagtatcCAATCCGAGTCAAAATCCAAAGTGTATACAAACCATGATCTCAGCAAAAAGAGAAGTAACACTACTATAATCTCAACCCCGAAGTAAATAAACATCACGGGtgtacaaaaagaatagatacaatgggggtctctctatatatatatatggacatcaccctcggccgtagcccgagtagcaaggtgatcgactagcacgctcctagtagtccctagctaggcgcgactcccttgccacgatccctagcctctcctgtaacaggctctgtaaaaacaaccaccaaaagggcgtgagaactattaacaatagttcccagtgggtaagccgccagcctcggcgaattacaccactaggctcaagatgtacagaatggaaataaaagcagtaatttgcatgatatattgtCAATGCTAACACTTCATAAGCCAatgttaacaaataatgaacatgtaaacaacatgtgatcatagcatcaacagtaatgaatcaactgaataatagaagcatggCTACTACTATAAGTATAAACGTAGCATAAGTGTgaaagtaactactgtacactgtaactggtaattattcattactgtccaattttctttagcactttcctttcattcatagggatctactcaaggtagtccagcttgcgccgtgcctaatggccccgtggtagtatacactccccacggcaatccacttcggcacccaatcccgcacgggcgagcaactgtcgcgtaggccaactccggagtgccggcttgtagggagctaccctcacaagcgtgtgcgaatgagcacgatggcaagcaagaaaagtccattatccacatgtctcaattttcatattttcacatACAAAGTTCagaaccctcgatcctctgatcggaatatcaatacacaaatagtaacaaaagctaaagggtaaagctaaatcacatagcattataatctttccactagtatggcactatcaacatagtcatgagcatgtcatagttccctatgttagagtcaagagaatgtcctGGTTCTCTACAAAGTCACGAGAATATCGTTGTTCTCTACTCTACTAAAGCAGCCTTAGTATGTCCATTAGTTATCTTAACTAAATATGAACATAAACATAGGCATAAAGACACTTATGCATGAgtactctctacttcatagaggttctattcaatcatatgtatacatatcaACACTATAATATCGTGACTCGTCTCAAATTCTGTATCAATCACAAAAACATACAACTGTATCAATTCTAtagtacatatagaacataaaggagcttcacttgctctggttaggtccgacccacctagtactaggctccgaTTATCCACAAGAAGTCCCACAACGGCTCAACGAAGCCCCAATGCTGCAGAAAAACGAACGTCAAGATCGGATTAAatctacggccgaaatgtccgatttcgacCTAAATttcacttagtacaaagtaactctttaaatccctgttttgggactagtgtaatacctcaagagacgcctccaagagctctcacaagtcagCTCACGACGATCCAAAGCTCGttcgcactctcgctgcgaacaacatcgAGACGGCATCAATATCaacatatatagcaaatatagtcggaatcttgcaaattcagttttctaactgaaattcctgcttacctcaggttagaatatcttccaaaccagcttctaagggtacaaattcagctcaacgaagcttgaagacctgctgcgaagaaataatTCTAAATTGTATCAATTCGCGTAACAATTTGCATTTCGTTCCAatatagcttcataaatggctaaatattccaattaagcttcaaagtagcttattccaggtctaagaaggttaattcacagctaaataatccaattttaattgctgaaatctcagattAAAGCAACTAGAAGCAATAGCTCAAAAGCAACACATAAACGTCTACTCGAACGTCGATAATGGAGAAAAtcgagtcgtttaccttctcaagccTCCAACCAGCACCCTACTGGTTCAGGACAGCAAAGAGccttccaaaacactccctcacacgtGCACAAAGGTGCTGCAACGCTCACAAATAGCGAAGAACGcacgcggcgacgaaaacgagcgaaatcggcgaactcgacgtagagagagaaaaaccctagagagagagagagaagaagggaagAGAAGCTTTCCCAGAACTCTTGCATACTCCACTGAAGTCCCAGAGccgtgctgggatcaaataggtaggtatccaatgtgaaattaccaaaatacccaagctgccacgaatctgccagcttgtaccggtacaaggtgatggctgtaccggtacagcaagcagaaaaatgctgaGATTTCGCAGGTCAatgcattttcttattttttgcattccaatcactctcaaacttgtcccaacacttgttctaaccttttagaacatgtaggagtgacccacacaccattccacacactcgaacttcgcaatttgcaaaagttcagtgtattacattcacccctcctaaaaagaagtttcgtccgcgaaacttgaaatcacttacctcaagattctgtcgagaaaagatagggatagtgctcttgcattgcactttccagttcccaagtggcttcccgttcctcgtgattgctccaaaggatTTTCACGTAGGGTATCTCGCGATTACGAAGCCGTTTcacttctcgagctagtatcctcactggatgctcctcgaagctcaaatcttcttgtaaatccactggagCACTCTCAAGTATGTGTGTTGGATCAAATACATAGTTCCGAAGTGtggacacatgaaacacattatgcactcccgataggttcggcggcaaagcaagccgatatgctacggggcctatccgctccaacacctcgtagggtccaataaatcgagggcttaactttcctcgaatgccaaatcttttaactcctttcgtcggtgaaaccttcaaaaatacatgatcgccgacttgaaattccagttctcgccgacgtttatccgcataactcttttgtcgactttgagctgtcagtagacgttctcgcGCAAGTCGCACTTTAGCTTCAGCTTCTTGCAGTACATCTGGACCCAACACTAACctctcacccacttcactccaatgaagtggtgatctacactttctaccatacagggcttcaaacggtgccatctgaatacttgcgtgataactgttgttataagcaaattcagccatcgggaggaactgtggccaactgccctggtagtcaatcacacaggccctcaacatatcctcaagggtctggatggtacgctcagactgcccatcactctgggggtggaaagcagtactaaaatccaatcgggtacccaAGGCCTCCTGTACActtctccagaaatgtgaaacaaatcggGTATCTCGGTCAGAAACAATAGAGActggtactccatgtaatcgcacaatttcgtcaaggtacacttgtgcgagtctctccccTGACCAGGTTGTGTGGATTgggataaagtgggcagatttggttaatctatccacaattacccaaatggcatcgtgacctgcttgtgagcgaggtaatccaacgataaaatccatagtaatcctctcccacttccacactggtatgggtaaactctgaagttttcccgcaggaagtcgatgttcagctttaacttGCTGACATGTTAAGCACTTAGCTACAAAGtctgcaacttcctttttcattccaggccaccagtaggttaacttcaaatctttatacatcttTGTACTTCCAGGGTGTACAGTATACGGCGCCCGGTGTGCTTCTTTCAAGATTTCTTCTTTAATATCTGGATTGGCAGGCACACAAATTCTATCACCGAATTTTagcaatccctgatcatccactcgaaaatcGCCAATTGGATCAAcagtgatctttgctcgaatcttttgcagggattcatcttgagcttgcttttctttaattcgatcgatcagggtaggccgcaccactaat
Coding sequences:
- the LOC109711232 gene encoding germin-like protein 9-3 codes for the protein MGFNIFSHALLVILLSLSASHVLVLAGDPDIISDFIIPPNLNNSLVDGTFFTFTGLRPLLTLPPPTNFTVSKVTMAEFPALNGQSVSFAVLMYPPGSVNPPHTHPRSAELLFLVEGYLEVGFVDTTNKLYTQKMQPGDMFVFPKGLVHFQYCTGPKPAVAFSAFGSASAGLVSVPGSVFTSNIDDGILAKSFKTDVGTIQKLKEGLAANKC